A stretch of the Aphis gossypii isolate Hap1 chromosome 2, ASM2018417v2, whole genome shotgun sequence genome encodes the following:
- the LOC114131030 gene encoding protein embryonic gonad-like, translating to MNTGPGQGAHGPLSLPNWWPTDPRHTTSSTSDVMSQLCRVCGEPAAGFHFGAFTCEGCKSFFGRTYNNLSSISECKNNGECVINKKNRTSCKACRLRKCLVVGMSKSGSRYGRRSNWFKIHCLLQEQQQHHHHHNNNSQHQQQQHPHQQQQHSHQQQQQQHRPSAGLHFQQQSAAGCRMSLDQGRTPPLPPMWADVKHHLRLDADNNNSVAGDLNKDGVGGRLSVSAAAAAAVVQAVRPELLRWPSPFFSAFPFPPPAPFFLALQQQQQQHQQQQQSPQPPPTTPPHGHRSSPSPPYRSSTDDDSGAGERDEDGDHSDGPPSSKRLAAPRDLPPVQESPMDLSVTAAASTPSRPPPFGFPTLLPYVGGRSPGHSPDRSRRRRQRPRRRRPQQVLEFAAAVDRTSGSDDDCAAGTDSARDSDSNESATGLPEKNAPLDLTFNRS from the exons ATGAACACTGGACCCGGTCAGGGTGCCCATGGGCCATTGTCTCTGCCAAACTGGTGGCCCACCGACCCTCGTCACACCACTTCATCGACCTCGGATGTC ATGAGTCAGCTATGTCGTGTGTGCGGAGAACCAGCCGCCGGTTTTCATTTCGGAGCGTTTACGTGTGAAGGATGCAAg TCGTTTTTTGGTCGGACCTACAACAACCTGAGCTCGATATCGGAGTGCAAGAACAACGGCGAGTGCGTGATCAACAAGAAGAACAGGACGTCGTGCAAGGCGTGCCGGCTACGCAAATGTCTGGTGGTGGGCATGTCCAAGAGCGGGTCACGGTACGGCCGGCGATCCAACTGGTTCAAGATCCATTGCCTGCTCCAGGAACAGCAGCAGCACCATCACCACCACAACAACAACAGCCAGCACCAACAGCAGCAACACCCGCACCAGCAACAGCAACACTCGCatcagcaacaacaacaacaacaccgGCCGTCCGCGGGCCTACATTTCCAGCAACAGTCGGCGGCCGGCTGCAGAATGTCGCTGGACCAGGGCCGCACGCCTCCGCTTCCGCCGATGTGGGCAGACGTCAAACATCACCTCCGCCTGGACGCGGACAACAACAACTCCGTGGCCGGTGACCTGAACAAAGATGGCGTCGGCGGCCGGCTGTCCGTGtccgctgccgccgccgcggcCGTCGTACAGGCCGTCCGACCGGAACTGCTCCGGTGGCCTTCGCCGTTCTTCTCGGCGTTTCCGTTCCCGCCTCCGGCGCCGTTCTTCCTGGCCCtgcagcaacagcagcaacagcatcagcaacagcaacagtcGCCGCAGCCGCCGCCGACGACACCGCCGCACGGACACCGGTCATCGCCGAGTCCACCGTACCGGTCATCGACGGACGACGACAGCGGTGCGGGGGAACGCGACGAAGACGGCGACCACAGCGACGGTCCACCGTCTTCCAAGCGCTTGGCCGCACCTCGCGACCTGCCGCCGGTCCAGGAGTCGCCGATGGACTTGTCGGTGACCGCGGCCGCGTCCACGCCCTCGCGGCCACCGCCCTTCGGTTTCCCAACACTTCTCCCGTACGTTGGCGGACGGTCGCCCGGCCACAGTCCGGACCGGTCGCGTCGCCGGCGCCAGCGGCCGCGCAGGCGGAGACCACAACAGGTGTTAGAATTTGCGGCCGCTGTGGACCGGACGTCTGGTTCGGACGACGACTGCGCGGCCGGAACTGATTCGGCGCGAGACTCCGACTCAAACGAATCGGCGACCGGCCTGCCGGAGAAAAACGCGCCACTGGATTTGACGTTCAACCGGTCGTAg